Genomic segment of Bactrocera dorsalis isolate Fly_Bdor unplaced genomic scaffold, ASM2337382v1 BdCtg388, whole genome shotgun sequence:
ttttatgtttatttctaataaaatgaattttctttttatttttcatttcagtttttaataaaataaactaagttttttaatattaaataattaaatgagtttaaataaatttactaaataaattaaaacaagtttttttaataaattaaaataaatgtacatgcattttcatttatatttatttatcaatagattttttaagaattatttgccTTGgttgtccattttattttctcacacatttcaggcgatttttgtatagaaatttgaccggcgtagaagcaaaatgcgaaacaatcatacatatattatgtcgtttgcacatttgtctgcatgtttgcgaaagcaaatgttctacaaaagcctATTtctatacttatacttatatgtcgaacaaataatgcacaagcatatacacaaacatatgcgtacacatgtgaatatgtcaccaacaaaaaattgatcttcacaagtcaatacggcagccaaattggcgaaggatttcattcataaacctcgcttcattcatataaacagaacgtaacatctccccgagcatgcctttgcctacgagtcgtcttttcgcgacgatggcaaaagctaaaaatcataatttgaacaaatttctggtgcttctcgcaaaaatcagcgtcgatatgtatgcaagctcatacatatgcatacatatttacgctagtttgttGGCGAAactgctacagcggcaaggggtgacaatcggcggccattactttatttttttcggcaaaactcCGATTTTCTACCAGCCCTTGACCTTGGTTGCCCGTGGCAACATAGATGCCAAAAGACGGCCATTATTGGATGTTGTAAACATACaggcaaatgtgccaaagatcacgcatatgtgacaatggtcatataatacaatatatgtatgcatacatatgtcactcagagaatgcttttttacattctctgtgtgcctttgtatatttttctacgaagcaaattctctttatttattttcatatatttctgccactcCACGTGCTCAAttatgctaaatagcagcgagcacggcgaattccctaataaaaatctatcagctctgttagccgcgcaatcgaaccatcatacagatttcgatttgcaccttctctatgtttttagtttctctGTATATGCCACTTCATCATATGCCGTGAATACatattctcttcatattctcgcttagaatatgtgagagaatggtaaaaaatgttaaaattgcggggCGAAATCAGACTCGCAATGTTAACGAATACGGCaaattccctaataaaaatctaacaaatgttcgcagtcgaacctgcaccttctctatgtttttagtttctctggcatatatgtacatgtcaaagcagaaaatatgaagagactcgcaACGAAGaaattcgttttgcttgtttatattttgtttcattttgacaccgaaaaatgtgtacaaaatacatgatGTTCTCTGTCTCTCATACGCAAGAAtttgaagagacataaatatatgtatgcatgaatatgaatatgaagtcATATGTAAACAGATGCATgcattgaatatgaatatgaagacataaacatatgcatgctgcTCCTTATGAACTCCcaactttgttatattttcagcttcaatttttcaacttgggaatcgcaatgtatgcaaataagtatgtatgtgtatgcttttgcgttttgccgtcggcaattgaatattgacttgtacacataattatgatgagtacaattttgtatgaatcctatctaatattgaagaaaaattatttctaattgaatattgacttgtacacatatgtaattatgatgagtacaattttgtatggaaatatgtatgtagacttttttatttttgatttattatttttcgaattatttcatgttaatttgatcttattttataataagtcattttaaatatatgtataaaagattaACCTAAACATGATGATCATATTTTCATGATACATACGCAATGTACAAATGTAAGCAatttcgttttgccgtcggcgTTTCAATTTcttatgcttcaatttttgctttcaaccacgcttgtatgtatgtgcaatataTGCCTTTGCGTTTCTATATTGAcatgcaaaagtaattatgtatttcattgtttcgttttggcccaattttgtatattaagacaagtgtcaagaattgcgccaaaatcgaataaatatttacatattaagtaaaaatcttcttcttacCTGTTTCTTTCTCCTACTTTTATGTATATTGGCCCAATTGGCAAGTGtcgataattgcgccaaaatcaaatatattatgtagtcatatgtaaatatgttttaaagtttacataaaattgaagtgtcaataattgcgccaataTTCATAAAGTTGGTGATTTTACGCGGGTACGACGTGTTTTTGTCCGGTTAAGTGttaaattgtgaattttttatataaattaattgaaaagtgTCGGGAAAAATGCCGAAAATACGTAAATGTCGTGTGCGCGGGTGTGGGAGTACCAGCGAAGGGGTATTCCGGCTTTTCTGCTTCCCAAATGAATGGGTGCTGGCTGAAAAGTGGAAGGAGAATCTAAAAATTTCTCCCACTGACCACTTTGCAGCCACCAACTCATTCGTTTGTGAGAAGCATTTTCAGAAAGAGGCAATTGGCGCAAGAAGGCTGAAAAAGGATGCAGTACCAACGTTGGAATTAGGTAAGTGCAATTCTTTTATTCAATTGTAATATTTCTTGTGGGTGCTACGATCTTTTGGTGCAAATACcagtgcttgtgtgtgttttcCTTTTTGCGGGTGCAAATACcagtgcgtgtgcgtgtgtgtgttgtgatCTTTTGGTTGTTTTGTGTGTTGTGATATTTGCGGGTGCACATACAAGTGAGTGTATTTTTAATGCACTTATATTGATCcgctaataaaataataaggacAGTGGCCTGCGGTGAATAAAGTTTATGTGGATCCAAAAATGGGAAGGAATTAAAAGCAGTGAACGAAGCTAAATTATTGTAAACAAATTggaaaaaggtttttttgtaTAGTTTAACCCAGATAtggcaaattattttattttattttcatttttcttataatCTGAGATATTATCATGTGAAAAGTTTAAGTCTAgtttaactaaaaaaacaacaatattaaataagaaaagggaaattgtttaatattttgttgaaaatcctTTGTTGGTTAAAACTGATCGACAGCATAAATGCAATGATTGCATTGAGCGGCGATATATTCGCGGAGTATTGGAATATATCTTTTATACTCTTAGGGAGAATGAACCAGGATGCcctggaaaactttttttataaaattcgcGCAAGTTTAGGAGCAAACAATCATCCATCCGCacatgaaatacaatatattgtaGCAAGACTATTGTCTATGCATATATTGCGACGGAACTTCTCGCAAACAGGCAGCAATTGCGAAGAAGACGATGACATCAACCTAGATTGGAATATTGGACAGGACGACGaccttaaagaaaatttaaaaccgtCTGAGCAACTTGCCGTGGAACAAATTTGTATTCCAGATGAGCAATTTGCTGAGACAGAAAAAGTAGCAGAAAAACAGGTTCGTCGTTATTATACTGGGTATGCGATATACCAAAAGGTTTTTTTGTCGACTAAAGTGCGAGAAATGTGCCTTATTAATGCAAAAGAAGGATTTATCATTACAAGACTCATCGGAAGCCCTTATAAGGTCGAAAAATTACAAAGGAGACAATGACCTAAGGCTGGTTAATCCCGACGACAGAGTATTTGAAATAAGCCGCCTCCAAATGAGCTGCTATAAAGAGCTCTTTATAGCAAATTCTTGCAGAGTGGGTATAAAATCAATGATTTTAGCCCAGATTACTGCAATTACACAACAGAAATACCCAGAGTGGTATACCGAAGCAGGAGATTGCCTCGAACATAGGCACcaatttttggactttttaaTAACAGTTTTACTGTTCAAGAACGCGAAATGGCTAGCACACCAGCAGGAAGAGCTGTACAAAAATGAAGTAAGGGCGAGGggctacaacaaaaaacaaaaattaaaaaaactggcACGATAGATTGCAGGCCATATTTAATTGTTCTAGTGACTTTCGTTGGATaaaaggtaaaagaaatacatccaatgcaaaatatattattgaaataactaacacattttttccttcttttttcaGCTTCTTCACAAACTaataatgttcttttttttctttcagggtagattaagttgtaaatatgtaGTTTGTAGTAGTAGTTATTGTTAGTTTGTAGttagttttagtatttattaatttagtaAGTAGGTAGTATGAACACGTGAGCCAAGCTTTGAAAAAAGCTGGTGAAAAAGACCTAATCTTTATTGATTAGGTTGTGTGAGAATTTGTGGTTGTGGGtagacaaattctgaaaatcgtgtttaattaaaattatattcttttttatgtttatttctaataaaatgaattttctttttatttttcatttcagtttttaataaaataaactaagttttttaatattaaataattaaatgagtttaaataaatttactaaataaattaaaacaagtttttttaataaattaaaataaatgtacatgcattttcatttatatttatttatcaatagattttttaagaattatttgccTTGgttgtccattttattttctcacacatttcaggcgatttttgtatagaaatttgaccggcgtagaagcaaaatgcgaaacaaacatacatatattatgtcgtttgcacatttgtctgtatgtttgcgaaagcaaatgttctacaaaagcctATTTCTCTGCTTATACTTATATgtcgaacaaataatgcacaagcatacacacaaacatatgggtacacatatgaatatgtcaccaacaaaaaattgatcttcacaagtcaatacggcagccaaattggcgaaggatttcattcataaacctcgcttcattcatataaacagaacgtaacatctccccgagcatgcctttgcctacgagtcgtcttttcgcgacgatggcaaaagctaaaaatcataatttgaacaaattcttgtgcttctcgcaaaaatcagcgtcgatatgtatgcaagctcatacatatgcatacatatttacgctagtttgttGGCGAAactgctacagcggcaaggggtgacaatcggcggccattactttatttttttcggcaaaactcCGATTTTCTACCAGCCCTTGACCTTGGTTGCCCGTGGCAACATAGATGCCAAAAGACGGCCATTATTGGATGttgtaaacatacagacaaatgtgccaaagatcacgcatatgtgacaatggtcatataatacaatatatgcatacatatgtcactcagagaatgcttttttacattctctgtgtgcctttgtatatttttctacgaagcaaattctctttatttattttcatatatttctgccactcCACGTGCTCAAttatgctaaatagcagcgagcacggcgaattccctaataaaaatctatcagctctgttagccgcgcaatcgaaccatcatacagatttcgatttgcaccttctctatgtttttagtttctctGTATATGCCACTTCATCATATGCCGTGAATACatattctcttcatattctcgcttagaatatgtgagagaatggtaaaaaatgttaaaattgcggggCGAAATCAGACTCGCAATGTTAACGAATACGGCaaattccctaataaaaatctaacaaatgttcgcagtcgaacctgcaccttctctatgtttttagtttctctggcatatatgtacatgtcgaagcagaaaatatgaagagactcgcaacgaagaatttcgttttgcttgtttatattttgtttcattttgacaccgaaaaatgtgtacaaaatacatgatgttctctgtctcacatacgcaagaatatgaagagacataaatatatgtatgcatgaatatgaatatgaagacatatgtaaacatatgcatgcattgaatatgaatatgaagacataaacatatgcatgctgctccttatgatctcccaactttgttatattttcagcttcaattttcaacttgggaatcgcaatgtatgcaaataagtatgtatgtgtatgcttttgcgttttgccgtcggcaattgaatattgacttgtacacataattatgatgagtacaattttgtatgaatcctatctaatattgaagaaaaattatttctaattgaatattgacttgtacacatatgtaattatgatgagtacaattttgtatggaaatatgtatgtagacctttttatttttgatttattacttTTCGAATTATTTCATGTTAATTTgatcttattttataataagtcattttaaatatacatatgtataaaagattAACCTAAACATGATGATTGATATTTTCATGATCAATACGCAATGTACAAATGTAAGCAatttcgttttgccgtcggcgTTTCAATTTcttatgcttcaatttttgctttcaaccacgcttgtatgtatgtgcaatatatgcctttgcgttttgccgtcggcatttctatattgacatgcaaaagtaattatgtatttcattgtttcgttttggcccaattttgtatattaagacaagtgtcaataattgccccaaaatcaaataaatatttacatattaagtaaaaatcttcttcttacatTTTCTTTCTCCTACTTTTATGTATATTGGCCCAATTGACAAGTGtcgataattgcgccaaaatcaaatatattatgtattcatatggaaatatgttttaaagtttacataaaattgaagtgtcaataattgcgccaataTTCATAAAGTTGGTGATTTTACGCGGGTACGACGTGTTTTTGTCCGGTTAAGTGTCAAAtcgtgaattttttatataaattaatttaaaagtttcgGAAAAATGCCGAAAATACGAAATTGTCGTGTGCGCGGGTGTGGGAATACCAGCGATGGGGTATTCCGACTTTTCTGCTTCCCAAATGAATGGGTGCTGGCTGAAAAGTGGAAGGAGAATCTAAAAATTTCTCCCACTGACTACTTTGCAGCCACCAACTCATTCGTTTGTGAGGAGCATTTTCAGAAAGAGGCAATTGGCACAAGAAGGCTAAAAAAGGATGCAGTACCAACGTTGGAATTAGGTAAGTGCAATTCTTTTATTCAATTGTAATATTTCTTGTGGGTGCTACGATCTTTTGGTGCAAATACcagtgcttgtgtgtgttttcCTTTTTGCGGGTGCAAATACcagtgcgtgtgcgtgtgtgtgttgtgatCTTTTGGTTGTTTTGTGTGTTGTGATATTTGCGGGTGCACATACAAGTGAGTGTATTTTTAatgcacttacatatattggctaataaaataataaggacAGTGGCCTGCGGTGAATAAAGTTTATGTGGATCCAAAAATGGGAAGGAATTAAAAGCAGTGAACGAAGCTAAATTATTGTAAACAAATTggaaaaaggtttttttgtaTAGTTTTAACCCAGATAtggcaaattattttattttattttcatttttcttataatCTGAGATATTATCATGTGAAAAGTTTAAGTCTAgtttaactaaaaaaacaacaatattaaataagaaaagggaaattgtttaatattttgttgaaaatcctTTGTTGGTTAAAACTGATCGACAGCATAAATGCAATGATTGCATTGAGCGGCGATATATTCGCGGAGTATTGGAATATATCTTTTATACTCTTAGGGAGAATGAACCAGGATGCcctggaaaactttttttataaaattcgcGCAAGTTTAGGAGCAAACAATCATCCATCCGCacatgaaatacaatatattgtaGCAAGACTATTGTCTATGCATATATTGCGACGGAACTTCTCGCAAACAGGCAGCAATTGCGAAGAAGACGATGACATCAACCTAGATTGGAATATTGGCCAGGACGACGaccttaaagaaaatttaaaaccgtCTGAGCAACTTGCCGTGGAACAAATTTGTATTCCAGATGAGCAATTTGCTGAGACAGAAAAAGTAGCAGAAAAACAGGTTCGTCGTTATTATACTGGCTATGCGATATACCAAAAGGTTTTTTGTCGACTAAAGTGCGAGAAATGTGCCTTATTAATGCAAAAGAAGGATTTATCATTACAAGACTCATCGGAAGCCCTTATAAGGTCGAAGAATTACAAAGGAGACAATGACCTAAGGCTGGTTAATCCCGACGATAGAGTATTTGAAATAAGCCGCCTCCAAATGAGCTGCTATAAAGAGCTCTTTATAGCAAATTCTTGCAGAGTGGGTATAAAATCAATGATTTTAGCCCAGATTACTGCAATTACACAAGAGAAATACCCAGAGTGGTATACCGAGGCAGGAGATTGCCTCGAACATAGGCACcaatttttggactttttaaTAACAGTTTTACTGTTCAAGAACGCGAAATGGCTAGCACACCAGCAGGAAGAGCTGTACAAAAATGAAGTAAGGGCGAGGggctacaacaaaaaacaaaaattaaaaaaactggcACGATAGATTGCAGGCCATATTTAATTGTTCTAGTGACTTTCGTTGGATaaaaggtaaaagaaatacatccaatgcaaaatatattattgaaataactaacacattttttccttcttttttcaGCTTCTTCACAAACTaataatgttcttttttttctttcagggtAGATTAAGTTGTAAATAGTTTTGTAGTATTAGTTATTGTTAGTTTGTAGttagttttagtatttattaacTTAGTAAGTAGGTAGTATGAACACGTGAGCCAAGCTTTAAAAAAAGCTGGTGAAAAAGACCTAATCTTTATTGATTAGGTTGTGTGAGAATTTGTGGTTGTGGGtagacaaattctgaaaatcgtgtttaattaaaattatattcttttatatgtttatttctaataaattgaattttctttctatttttcatttcagtttttaataaaataaactaagttttttaatattattaataattaaatgagtttaaataaatttactaaataaaataaaataagttttttaataaattaaaataaatgtacatgtattttcgtttatatttaattatcaataaattttttaagaattatttgccTTAAttgtctattttattttctcacacatttcagcggatttttgtatagaaatttgaccagcgtagaagcaaaatgcgaaacaatcatacatatattatgtcgtttgcacatttgtctgcatgtttgcgaaagcaaatgttctacaaaagcctATTtctatacttatacttatatgtcgaacaaataatgcacaagcatatacacaaacatatgcgtacacatatgaatatgtcaccaacaaaaaattgatcttcacaagtcaatatggcagccaaattggcgaagaatttcattcataaacctcgtttcattcatataaacagaacgtaacatctccccgagcatgcctttgcctacaagtcgtcttttcgcgacgatggcaaaagctaaaaatcataatttgaacaaatttgtggtgcttctcgcaaaaatcagcgtcgatatgtatgcaagctcatacatatgcatacatatttacgctagtttgttGGCGAAactgctacagcggcaaggggtgacaatcggcggccattactttatttttttcggcaaaactcCGATTTTCTACCAGCCCTTGACCTTGGTTGCCCGTGGCAACATAGATGCCAAAAGACGGCCATTATTGGATGTTGTAAACATACaggcaaatgtgccaaagatcacgcatatgtgacaatggtcatataatacaatatatgtatgcatacatatgtcactcagagaatgcttttttacattctctgtgtgcctttgtatattttttctacgaaagcaaattctctttatttattttcatatatttctgccactcCACGTGCTCAATTATGCTAAAATAGCAGCGAGCACGGCgaattccctaataaaaatctatcagctctgttagccgcgcaatcgaaccatcatacagttttcgatttgcaccttctctatgtttttagtttctctGTATATGCCACTTCATCATATGCCCGTGAATACatattctcttcatattctcgcttagaatatgtgagagaatggtaaaaaatgttaaaattgcggggCGAAATCAGACTCGCAATGTTAACGAATCCGGCaaattccctaataaaaatctaacaaatgttcgcagtcgaacctgcaccttctctatgtttttagtttctctGAATGGGTTGCCGAACTTCATGGAATTGCAAGGGAGTGTAAATTTAATTGTTCCGCTACTAACTGTCCCGCAAATTTCGTAGATGA
This window contains:
- the LOC125780281 gene encoding uncharacterized protein LOC125780281, which gives rise to MIALSGDIFAEYWNISFILLGRMNQDALENFFYKIRASLGANNHPSAHEIQYIVARLLSMHILRRNFSQTGSNCEEDDDINLDWNIGQDDDLKENLKPSEQLAVEQICIPDEQFAETEKVAEKQVRRYYTGYAIYQKVFCRLKCEKCALLMQKKDLSLQDSSEALIRSKNYKGDNDLRLVNPDDRVFEISRLQMSCYKELFIANSCRVGIKSMILAQITAITQEKYPEWYTEAGDCLEHRHQFLDFLITVLLFKNAKWLAHQQEELYKNEVRARGYNKKQKLKKLAR